The following coding sequences lie in one Lolium perenne isolate Kyuss_39 chromosome 2, Kyuss_2.0, whole genome shotgun sequence genomic window:
- the LOC127333785 gene encoding GTPase activating protein 1: protein MASEHVIGKLSVRVVRGQNLVIADSLTHTSDPYVVLSCGSEKVKTSVQKKTDNPLWNEVLLLPVINPITPVRLEVLDEDKFTSDDSLGVAEFNVTDIYDAAKLDLKHASDGTRVKTIYPVGTNYLGGESHVSWKNGKVVQDLILKLKNVESGSVVLQLEWVHVPGVML from the exons ATGGCTTCGGAGCATGTGATCGGGAAGCTCAGCGTGCGCGTCGTGCGGGGACAAAACCTCGTCATCGCCGACTCTCTCACCCACACCAGCGACCCCTACGTCGTCCTCTCCTGCGGCTCCGAG AAGGTGAAGACTAGTGTTCAGAAGAAGACTGACAATCCTCTATGGAATGAAGTACTGCTGCTCCCTGTAATAAATCCTATAACGCCAGTGAGACTT GAGGTTCTCGACGAGGATAAATTCACAAGCGATGACAGCTTGGGAGTGGCTGAATTCAATGTAACAGACATCTATGATGCGGCAAAGCTGGACCTGAAGCATGCCTCTGACGGAACAAGGGTCAAAACGATATACCCAGTTGGCACAAACTACCTTGGTGGTGAGAGCCACGTCTCGTGGAAGAATGGCAAGGTCGTCCAAGACCTGATTCTGAAGCTGAAGAACGTTGAAAGTGGCTCTGTCGTGCTGCAGCTGGAGTGGGTTCACGTGCCTGGTGTTATGCTGTAA